From a single Halovulum dunhuangense genomic region:
- a CDS encoding dehydrogenase E1 component subunit alpha/beta, whose protein sequence is MATADSAEDLAQAARSADAGQRIDAAFRLRVAAGDLPPGAPPAEGLSPDRARALFAAQCLSRHLDLVARDLQKRGEGFYTIGSSGHEGMAAVAAALRPSDMAFLHYRDAAFQIARAGQVPGQDPAWDMLLSFTSSCEDPISGGRHKVLGSKALAIPPQTSTIASHLPKAVGAAFSQGLARRARPEHCAMPEDGIVLASFGDASANHSTAQGAINTAGWAAYSGAPMPLLLVCEDNGIGISVPTPRGWIAESLGRRAGLTYMAADGLDLYQTYRVASEAAALVRRTRKPVFLHLRTVRLMGHAGSDLELAYRPRAEIMAAEADDPLLHSVRLLRDAGAATPDEALAIYHETGASLRARAEEAIRRPRLRSADQVAQSLIPPARANARPNGPDPETRARAFGTEAGAMDAPQPMAKLINWALTDLMLTYPEIVLAGEDVGRKGGVYGVTQKLQDRFGQGRVIDTLLDEQAILGLGIGMAQNGFLPIPEIQFLAYLHNAEDQLRGEAATLPFFSNGQYANPMVLRIAGLGYQRGFGGHFHNDNSLAVLRDIPGLILAVPSDGAEAAMMLRECVRLTREEQRLCVMVEPIALYQTRDLVTPGDGLWARGYPDPQARIPYGTVARHGDGRDLAIVTYGNGAYLSAQAVHDLKAQGVDARIVDLRWLAPLPETAIRDALKGCQAVLVVDECRRSGNVSEALMTLLAEAGHARTARLTATDCFIATGPAYAATLPSREGIVAAANALLGRG, encoded by the coding sequence ATGGCGACAGCGGACAGCGCAGAGGATCTGGCACAGGCGGCGCGCTCGGCGGATGCCGGCCAGCGGATCGACGCGGCGTTCCGGTTGCGGGTGGCGGCGGGCGACCTGCCCCCGGGCGCGCCCCCGGCCGAGGGGCTTTCCCCCGACCGCGCCCGCGCGCTGTTCGCCGCCCAGTGCCTGAGCCGCCATCTCGACCTGGTGGCGCGCGACCTGCAAAAGCGGGGCGAGGGGTTCTACACCATCGGCTCGTCCGGGCACGAGGGCATGGCCGCCGTCGCCGCAGCCCTGCGCCCGTCCGACATGGCCTTTCTTCACTACCGCGACGCCGCCTTCCAGATCGCGCGCGCGGGGCAGGTGCCGGGGCAGGACCCGGCCTGGGACATGCTGCTCAGCTTCACCTCCTCGTGCGAGGATCCGATCTCGGGCGGGCGGCACAAGGTGCTGGGCTCGAAGGCATTGGCGATCCCGCCCCAGACCTCGACCATCGCAAGCCACCTGCCAAAGGCGGTGGGCGCGGCCTTCAGCCAGGGGCTTGCCCGCCGCGCCCGGCCCGAGCATTGCGCCATGCCCGAGGACGGCATCGTCCTGGCCAGCTTTGGCGACGCCTCGGCCAACCATTCCACCGCGCAGGGGGCGATCAACACCGCCGGCTGGGCGGCCTATTCCGGCGCGCCCATGCCGCTGCTGCTGGTCTGCGAGGATAACGGCATCGGCATCTCGGTGCCCACGCCCAGGGGCTGGATCGCGGAGAGTTTGGGGCGTCGCGCGGGGCTGACCTACATGGCCGCCGACGGGCTCGACCTCTACCAGACCTACCGCGTTGCCAGTGAGGCGGCGGCGCTGGTGCGCCGGACCCGCAAGCCGGTGTTCCTGCACCTGCGCACCGTGCGGCTGATGGGCCATGCCGGGTCGGACCTGGAACTCGCCTATCGCCCCCGGGCCGAGATCATGGCGGCCGAGGCGGACGACCCGCTTCTGCATTCGGTCCGGCTTCTGCGCGACGCGGGCGCTGCCACCCCGGACGAGGCGCTCGCCATCTACCACGAAACCGGCGCCAGCCTGCGCGCCCGCGCGGAAGAAGCGATCCGCCGCCCGCGCCTGCGCAGCGCCGATCAGGTCGCGCAAAGCCTGATCCCGCCGGCCCGCGCCAACGCCCGCCCGAACGGTCCCGACCCCGAGACGCGCGCCCGTGCCTTCGGCACCGAAGCGGGCGCGATGGACGCGCCCCAGCCGATGGCGAAGCTGATCAACTGGGCGCTGACCGACCTGATGCTGACCTATCCCGAGATCGTGCTCGCCGGCGAGGATGTGGGCCGCAAGGGCGGCGTCTATGGCGTCACGCAGAAACTTCAGGACCGCTTCGGGCAGGGCCGCGTGATCGACACGCTGCTCGACGAACAGGCGATCCTGGGTCTTGGCATCGGCATGGCGCAGAACGGTTTCCTGCCGATCCCGGAAATCCAGTTCCTCGCCTATCTCCACAATGCCGAGGACCAGCTGCGCGGCGAGGCGGCGACGCTCCCCTTCTTCTCGAACGGGCAGTATGCGAACCCGATGGTGCTGCGCATCGCGGGGCTTGGCTACCAGCGCGGCTTCGGGGGCCATTTCCACAACGACAACTCGCTTGCCGTGCTGCGCGACATTCCCGGCCTGATCCTGGCCGTGCCCTCGGACGGGGCCGAGGCCGCGATGATGCTGCGCGAATGCGTCCGGCTCACCCGCGAGGAACAGCGCCTGTGCGTGATGGTCGAGCCGATCGCGCTCTACCAGACGCGCGACTTGGTTACGCCGGGCGACGGGCTGTGGGCGCGCGGCTACCCCGACCCGCAGGCGCGCATCCCCTACGGAACGGTCGCGCGGCATGGCGATGGGCGCGACCTTGCCATCGTGACCTATGGCAACGGCGCCTATCTGTCGGCGCAGGCGGTCCACGACCTGAAGGCGCAGGGGGTGGACGCGCGGATCGTGGACCTGCGCTGGCTCGCGCCGCTGCCCGAGACGGCGATCCGCGACGCGCTGAAGGGATGCCAGGCCGTGCTGGTGGTGGACGAATGCCGCCGCTCGGGCAACGTGTCCGAGGCGCTGATGACCCTGCTCGCCGAGGCGGGCCATGCCCGCACCGCGCGGCTGACCGCGACCGACTGCTTCATCGCGACCGGCCCCGCCTATGCCGCGACGCTGCCCTCGCGCGAGGGGATCGTCGCCGCGGCAAACGCGCTTCTGGGCCGGGGCTGA
- a CDS encoding Hsp20/alpha crystallin family protein: protein MTRRNLPSLFAHNAADAPFFQTLQSEIDRVFDRFRQEMPGGDALPFLGRDGVVPALDIADADGTVEITAEIPGVSEKDIEVSITDGVLTLKGEKTIDRKEKEKDYTLVERRHGSFRRSVSLGFTPEKGKVKASFRNGVLHLRIEKPATAASKTQKIEISKG from the coding sequence ATGACACGCCGCAATCTTCCTTCGCTTTTCGCCCACAACGCCGCCGATGCCCCGTTCTTCCAGACGCTCCAGTCCGAGATCGACCGCGTCTTCGACCGGTTCCGGCAGGAGATGCCGGGCGGCGATGCCCTGCCCTTCCTCGGGCGCGACGGCGTGGTGCCCGCGCTCGACATCGCCGATGCGGATGGCACGGTGGAGATCACGGCGGAAATTCCCGGCGTCTCGGAAAAGGATATCGAGGTGTCGATCACCGATGGCGTGCTGACGCTGAAGGGCGAAAAGACCATCGACCGCAAGGAGAAGGAAAAGGACTACACCCTGGTCGAACGCCGCCACGGCAGCTTTCGCCGGTCGGTGTCGCTGGGCTTCACCCCCGAAAAGGGCAAGGTGAAGGCAAGCTTCAGGAACGGTGTCCTGCACCTGCGGATCGAGAAGCCGGCGACGGCTGCGAGCAAGACGCAGAAGATCGAGATTTCCAAGGGTTGA
- a CDS encoding metal ABC transporter permease — protein sequence MLDDFLLRATLAGLAVALVAGPLGCFVVWRRMAYFGDAAAHAAILGVALSLAFSISLFLGVAITVAGMALAISALSGRGWAVDTLLGVAAHGGLAAGLIAVSFLPGVRVDLMAYLFGDILAVGRIDLAVIWSGALAVLALLIWRWPHLLLATLNADLAVSRGIDPRREQLLMTLALAGLVAVALKVVGALLITAMLIIPAAAARSVARTPEAMALGATGIAALSAVGGLQMSARLDTPAGPSIVVLAVVAFVLGSLLLRPLLGRHG from the coding sequence ATGCTGGACGATTTCCTGCTGCGCGCGACGCTGGCCGGGCTGGCCGTGGCACTGGTGGCCGGTCCGCTGGGCTGCTTCGTGGTCTGGCGGCGCATGGCCTATTTCGGCGATGCCGCCGCCCATGCGGCGATCCTGGGCGTGGCGCTGTCGCTGGCCTTTTCGATCTCGCTTTTCCTGGGTGTCGCGATCACCGTGGCCGGCATGGCGCTGGCGATCAGCGCGCTGTCGGGGCGCGGTTGGGCGGTGGACACGCTGCTGGGCGTGGCCGCGCATGGCGGGCTGGCGGCGGGGTTGATCGCGGTGTCGTTCCTGCCCGGGGTCAGGGTGGACCTGATGGCCTATCTCTTCGGGGATATCCTGGCCGTGGGGCGGATTGACCTGGCGGTGATCTGGTCGGGCGCGCTTGCGGTGCTGGCGCTGCTCATCTGGCGCTGGCCGCATCTTCTGCTGGCGACGCTCAACGCGGATCTGGCGGTTTCGCGCGGGATCGACCCGCGGCGCGAGCAGCTTCTGATGACGCTGGCGCTGGCCGGCCTGGTCGCCGTCGCGCTGAAGGTGGTGGGGGCGCTGCTGATCACCGCCATGCTGATCATACCGGCGGCCGCCGCGCGGTCCGTCGCGCGCACGCCCGAGGCGATGGCGCTGGGCGCGACCGGCATCGCGGCGCTGTCGGCGGTGGGTGGTCTCCAGATGTCGGCGCGGCTCGACACGCCCGCGGGGCCCTCGATCGTGGTGCTTGCGGTGGTGGCCTTCGTGCTGGGCTCGCTGCTGCTGCGGCCGCTGCTGGGGCGGCATGGCTGA
- a CDS encoding L-dopachrome tautomerase-related protein, whose protein sequence is MLFRIRNFLGFLLSAALVLVILVAGLAWFLFRPGGLHADLTGAPLLEGSTLEVAAVSDRPVGDVVVTPEGRLFFTLHPAAAGPGPRLFEWVDGAARPFGAAAGLETPFALGIDGQNRIWVADPGRLGLGTPRLVAFDLTTGAPLHEHTFPRGVTPWGSWLNDLAVSADGNWVYLADAGVASHRAALVVYNVRDRRSYRMLAGHETVSPRDFLIRAPGRDMALLGGQIALKPGVAALSLSEDGDWLHYAAANHDTAYRIPVEGLQNPNFSTVRVAVDIQTVGTKPLGEGIATAGAALLATDVEHGAVMRLLPDGRTQTVLRDDRLRWPGQLATGPDGALYVADSALQHVLLRDAGAVAAAAPFTIWRIPAPPPAVPLDPLTGRPVQP, encoded by the coding sequence GTGCTGTTCCGTATCCGCAATTTCCTTGGCTTCCTTCTCTCCGCAGCCCTTGTCCTTGTCATCCTGGTCGCGGGCCTTGCATGGTTCCTCTTCCGTCCCGGTGGGCTCCATGCCGATCTGACCGGCGCGCCGCTTCTCGAGGGCTCCACGCTCGAAGTGGCGGCGGTTTCCGATCGCCCGGTGGGCGATGTCGTCGTCACCCCCGAGGGGCGGCTCTTCTTCACCCTCCATCCCGCGGCAGCCGGCCCGGGGCCGCGGCTGTTCGAATGGGTGGACGGCGCGGCGCGGCCTTTCGGGGCGGCGGCCGGGCTTGAAACCCCGTTCGCGCTGGGGATCGACGGGCAGAACCGGATCTGGGTCGCGGATCCGGGCCGGCTGGGCCTGGGCACGCCGCGGCTTGTCGCGTTCGACCTGACAACCGGCGCGCCGCTGCACGAGCATACCTTTCCGCGCGGGGTCACGCCCTGGGGATCGTGGCTGAACGACCTGGCGGTCAGCGCGGATGGCAACTGGGTCTATCTGGCCGATGCCGGGGTCGCGTCGCACCGGGCCGCGCTGGTGGTCTACAACGTGCGCGACCGCCGCTCCTACCGGATGCTGGCCGGGCACGAGACGGTCTCGCCGCGCGACTTCCTGATCCGGGCGCCGGGGCGCGACATGGCCCTGCTCGGGGGGCAGATCGCCCTCAAGCCCGGCGTCGCGGCCCTCTCGCTGTCCGAGGACGGGGACTGGCTGCATTACGCGGCCGCCAATCACGACACCGCCTACCGCATCCCGGTCGAGGGGTTGCAGAACCCGAACTTCTCGACCGTGCGCGTGGCCGTCGATATCCAGACCGTCGGCACCAAGCCCCTCGGCGAGGGGATCGCCACCGCGGGCGCGGCGCTGCTTGCGACCGATGTCGAACATGGCGCGGTGATGCGGCTTCTGCCCGACGGGCGGACCCAGACCGTCCTGCGCGACGACCGGCTGCGCTGGCCCGGTCAGCTTGCGACGGGGCCGGACGGTGCGCTTTATGTCGCCGACAGCGCCTTGCAGCATGTGCTGCTGCGGGACGCAGGCGCGGTGGCGGCGGCGGCGCCCTTCACCATCTGGCGCATTCCCGCGCCGCCGCCCGCGGTGCCGCTCGACCCGCTGACCGGGCGGCCGGTGCAGCCCTGA
- a CDS encoding helix-turn-helix domain-containing protein: MPAPPEGRAVKRHLAEGQVLFHEGDHAHFIYEILSGVLRLTRYTEAGRRQVIAFGYPGDMVGFPDHGRHRAECDVVAPADVVVHRTGAFDNPAMDLALHGRLVSAALAEISCMQDHFVMLGRKSAIEKTAAFLAALLPRVGVGSPSGPVISLPMSRADIADFLGLTTETVCRSFSRLRALGVIQLRGAQTVVVRDPGRLLELAESD, encoded by the coding sequence ATGCCCGCCCCGCCCGAAGGCCGTGCCGTCAAGCGGCATCTTGCCGAAGGCCAGGTGCTTTTCCACGAGGGGGACCATGCGCATTTCATTTACGAGATCCTGTCCGGCGTGCTTCGCCTGACCCGCTACACCGAGGCGGGCCGGCGGCAGGTGATCGCCTTCGGCTATCCGGGCGACATGGTGGGGTTTCCCGATCATGGAAGGCACCGCGCGGAATGCGATGTCGTGGCGCCGGCCGATGTCGTCGTGCACAGGACCGGCGCCTTCGACAACCCGGCCATGGACCTGGCGCTGCACGGCAGGCTCGTCTCGGCGGCGCTGGCCGAGATCAGTTGCATGCAGGATCACTTCGTGATGCTGGGCCGCAAGTCGGCGATCGAGAAGACCGCCGCCTTCCTGGCCGCGCTGCTGCCGCGGGTGGGGGTGGGCAGCCCGTCGGGGCCGGTGATCAGCCTGCCGATGAGCCGCGCCGACATCGCCGATTTCCTGGGCCTGACAACGGAAACCGTGTGCCGGTCCTTCAGCCGGCTGCGGGCGCTGGGTGTGATCCAGCTGCGCGGCGCGCAGACCGTGGTCGTGCGCGACCCCGGGCGGCTGCTCGAACTGGCCGAGAGCGACTGA
- a CDS encoding universal stress protein yields the protein MPFASVLTLIRPDQPDSALEGAIGFAGDGHLMVLVAAKAPPAPVSAYDMTSGTAWLEATEEARRWAAESADAVEALLARRDQRGAVSGHVAGPVHLSDLVASASRCADIVLMPVGAARDQELEHAVVNGAMFETGAPVLVYPAATTPASTPKNVLVAWKATPESGRALRLALPVLKTAASVTVLLIDPEPGARGHGEEPGADIATYLAHHGIRPEVVKLPSEGRTAEEDITRQVRETGADMLVMGAYGHSRLRQRIFGGTTQAILDAPPCPVFFAH from the coding sequence ATGCCCTTCGCATCTGTCCTGACACTTATCCGGCCCGATCAGCCGGACAGCGCGCTCGAGGGGGCCATCGGCTTCGCGGGCGACGGCCACCTGATGGTGCTGGTAGCCGCAAAGGCGCCGCCGGCGCCGGTTTCGGCCTATGACATGACCAGCGGCACCGCCTGGCTCGAGGCGACCGAGGAAGCCCGCCGCTGGGCGGCCGAGAGTGCCGACGCGGTGGAAGCCCTGCTGGCCCGGCGCGACCAGCGCGGCGCGGTCAGCGGCCATGTGGCGGGGCCGGTCCACCTGTCCGACCTCGTGGCCAGCGCCAGCCGGTGCGCCGATATCGTGCTGATGCCGGTCGGCGCGGCCCGCGACCAGGAACTGGAACACGCCGTGGTCAACGGCGCGATGTTCGAGACCGGCGCCCCGGTCCTTGTCTACCCCGCCGCGACCACCCCGGCATCCACGCCGAAGAACGTGCTTGTCGCGTGGAAGGCGACGCCGGAAAGCGGGCGCGCGCTGCGCCTTGCGCTGCCGGTCCTCAAGACGGCGGCCTCTGTCACCGTCCTGCTGATCGACCCCGAACCGGGCGCGCGCGGCCATGGCGAGGAGCCGGGCGCCGATATCGCCACCTATCTTGCGCATCACGGGATCAGGCCCGAGGTGGTCAAGCTGCCCTCGGAGGGCCGCACCGCCGAAGAGGACATCACCCGTCAGGTGCGCGAGACCGGCGCCGACATGCTGGTGATGGGCGCCTACGGCCATTCCCGGCTGCGTCAGCGCATCTTCGGCGGCACCACCCAGGCGATCCTGGATGCGCCGCCCTGTCCGGTGTTCTTCGCGCACTGA
- a CDS encoding zinc ABC transporter substrate-binding protein: protein MKRTLPLLALCLLPALPSQAAEPPRVVADILPVHSLVARVMQGAGEPVLLLPPGADAHGHAMRPSEAQLLESAGLVVWVGPELTPWLERALAALAQDADRLALMDAPGVMHLEMREGAVFGAHDHGAHDDHGHAEEAAHDDHGHAHDGEDPHVWLDPRNAQAMVAAIAEQLAGLDPERAELYAANAAAAQAELRALEEELAATLAPLAGTGFVVLHDAFHYFEARFGVEAAGAVSASDAAAPGAARIAEINTLLGGEGVACIFAEPQQSGALVEQLAAESGARLGLLDPLGAALEPGAGLYPALMRDMAAAMTDCLGGGA from the coding sequence ATGAAACGCACCCTTCCCCTTCTGGCCCTGTGCCTGTTGCCCGCCCTGCCGTCGCAGGCGGCGGAACCGCCGCGCGTGGTGGCGGACATCCTGCCGGTCCATTCGCTTGTCGCCCGCGTGATGCAGGGCGCGGGAGAGCCTGTGCTGCTGCTGCCGCCCGGCGCCGACGCCCATGGCCATGCGATGCGCCCATCGGAGGCGCAGCTGCTGGAAAGCGCCGGGCTCGTGGTCTGGGTCGGCCCCGAGCTGACGCCCTGGCTGGAGCGGGCGCTGGCGGCACTGGCGCAGGACGCGGACCGGCTGGCGCTGATGGATGCGCCGGGGGTGATGCATCTGGAGATGCGCGAAGGGGCGGTCTTCGGGGCGCATGACCACGGGGCGCATGACGACCACGGGCACGCGGAAGAGGCCGCGCATGACGACCACGGGCATGCGCATGACGGAGAGGATCCGCATGTCTGGCTGGACCCCCGCAACGCGCAGGCCATGGTCGCGGCCATCGCGGAGCAACTGGCCGGGCTCGATCCCGAGCGCGCCGAACTCTATGCCGCGAACGCCGCGGCGGCGCAGGCGGAGTTGCGGGCGCTGGAAGAGGAACTTGCCGCGACGCTGGCGCCGCTTGCTGGCACGGGCTTCGTGGTGCTGCATGACGCGTTCCACTATTTCGAGGCCCGCTTCGGGGTCGAGGCCGCCGGTGCCGTCTCGGCCAGCGATGCGGCCGCGCCGGGGGCCGCGCGCATTGCCGAGATCAACACGCTGCTCGGTGGCGAAGGCGTCGCCTGCATCTTCGCCGAGCCGCAGCAATCGGGCGCGCTGGTCGAGCAGCTGGCCGCGGAAAGCGGTGCGCGGCTGGGACTTCTGGACCCGCTCGGCGCCGCGCTGGAACCGGGCGCGGGTCTTTACCCGGCCCTCATGCGCGACATGGCGGCGGCGATGACCGACTGCCTGGGCGGCGGGGCCTGA
- a CDS encoding response regulator transcription factor, with protein sequence MAATRVLVVDDDVKVRRLLRQALESEGFAVVEAADADGVAAALDAREFDLVTLDLTLGNDNGFEIARAIRRKSAVPIIIVSAKTDLIDKVVGLEIGADDFITKPFHMREVVARVRAVLRRSQTAPSPPPLRLVPAQAGPCYAFSGFKAWIDRFELRDQQGRVVDLTSGDFRLLRVFLEHPGRILSRERIMDLLNGTGWSPLDRTVDNQVARLRKKIEEDPSNPRLIKTVRGIGYTFSAPVDLC encoded by the coding sequence GTGGCGGCGACCCGTGTTCTTGTAGTGGATGACGACGTCAAGGTACGCCGCCTGTTGCGGCAGGCTCTCGAGAGCGAGGGCTTCGCCGTGGTGGAAGCCGCCGATGCCGACGGCGTGGCGGCCGCGTTGGACGCCAGGGAGTTCGACCTCGTCACGCTCGATCTGACGCTCGGCAATGACAACGGCTTCGAGATCGCGCGCGCCATCCGCCGGAAAAGTGCCGTGCCCATCATCATCGTTTCGGCAAAGACCGACCTGATCGACAAGGTGGTGGGGCTGGAGATCGGCGCCGACGACTTCATCACCAAGCCCTTCCACATGCGCGAGGTGGTGGCGCGCGTCCGCGCCGTGCTGCGCCGAAGCCAGACCGCGCCCAGCCCGCCCCCCCTGCGTCTGGTGCCCGCGCAGGCCGGCCCCTGCTACGCCTTCAGCGGCTTCAAGGCCTGGATCGACCGCTTCGAACTCCGCGACCAGCAAGGGCGGGTGGTGGACCTGACCAGCGGCGATTTCCGCCTTCTGCGCGTGTTCCTGGAACATCCCGGCCGGATCCTCTCGCGCGAGCGGATCATGGACCTGCTGAACGGCACCGGGTGGTCGCCGCTCGACCGCACGGTGGACAACCAGGTCGCGCGCCTGCGCAAGAAGATCGAAGAGGATCCGTCGAACCCGCGGCTGATCAAGACCGTGCGCGGGATCGGCTACACCTTCTCCGCCCCCGTGGATCTGTGCTGA
- a CDS encoding transcriptional repressor: MRHPDPAATTSPVAFRKHDHARCTRTALSAVEAACRARGLRLTPARARVMEILLEQHRAMGAYEILDRLRAEGMAAQPPVAYRALDFLVGNGFAHRIERLNAFIACVHPEADHDAAFMICRNCETVAEAPREAASGMLGDAARAAGFAIERTVVEAEGLCPACRETRP; encoded by the coding sequence ATGCGCCATCCAGATCCCGCTGCCACGACCTCTCCGGTCGCCTTTCGCAAGCACGACCACGCCCGCTGCACCCGCACCGCGCTGAGTGCCGTCGAGGCGGCGTGCCGCGCCCGCGGCCTGCGCCTGACGCCCGCGCGGGCCCGGGTCATGGAGATCCTGCTCGAGCAGCACCGCGCGATGGGCGCCTACGAGATCCTCGACCGGCTGCGGGCCGAGGGGATGGCGGCGCAGCCGCCCGTCGCCTATCGGGCGCTGGACTTCCTTGTGGGCAACGGCTTCGCGCACCGGATCGAGCGGCTCAACGCCTTCATCGCCTGCGTCCACCCCGAAGCCGATCACGACGCCGCCTTCATGATCTGCCGCAACTGCGAGACGGTGGCCGAAGCCCCGCGCGAGGCGGCCTCGGGGATGCTGGGCGACGCGGCCCGCGCCGCCGGTTTCGCCATCGAGCGCACCGTGGTCGAGGCCGAGGGCCTGTGCCCCGCCTGCCGCGAGACCCGGCCATGA
- a CDS encoding metal ABC transporter ATP-binding protein gives MSALIEARDVSHGYGGDPVLSHVSLAIAPNEIVTVVGPNGSGKSTLMRLLIGADRPRKGRITRKRGLRIGYVPQRLAIDHSLPITVGRFLSLGERTSPGDRAAMLARVGVEGREERQMSALSGGEFQRVLLAKALLMRPDILALDEATQGLDQPGVAAFYRLIEEVRHEMGCAVLMISHDLHVVMSASDRVICLNGHICCEGTPTVVSSAPAYRALFGLGTEGALALYRHEHDHSHDRDHGHGHVHAPQTEGAA, from the coding sequence ATGAGCGCGCTGATCGAGGCGCGGGACGTCAGCCACGGCTATGGCGGCGACCCGGTGCTGTCGCATGTCTCGCTGGCCATAGCGCCAAACGAGATCGTCACGGTGGTGGGGCCGAACGGGTCGGGCAAGTCCACGCTGATGCGGCTGCTGATCGGGGCCGACCGCCCGCGCAAGGGGCGGATCACGCGCAAGCGCGGGCTTCGGATAGGCTATGTCCCGCAGAGGCTGGCGATCGACCACAGCCTGCCGATCACCGTGGGCCGCTTCCTGTCGCTGGGGGAGCGCACCAGCCCAGGCGACCGCGCGGCGATGCTGGCCCGCGTCGGCGTCGAGGGCCGCGAGGAGAGGCAGATGAGCGCGCTTTCGGGGGGCGAGTTCCAGCGCGTGCTGCTGGCCAAGGCGCTGCTGATGCGCCCCGACATCCTGGCGCTGGACGAGGCGACGCAGGGTCTGGACCAGCCCGGTGTCGCCGCATTCTACCGCCTGATCGAGGAGGTGCGCCACGAGATGGGCTGCGCGGTGCTGATGATCAGCCACGACCTGCACGTCGTGATGAGCGCGTCCGACCGGGTGATCTGCCTGAACGGCCATATCTGCTGCGAGGGGACGCCGACGGTCGTGTCCAGCGCGCCCGCCTACCGCGCGCTGTTCGGCCTGGGCACCGAGGGGGCGCTGGCGCTCTATCGCCACGAGCACGACCACAGCCATGATCGCGACCACGGCCACGGGCATGTCCACGCGCCCCAGACGGAAGGGGCCGCCTGA
- a CDS encoding DUF2267 domain-containing protein → MSRKGTETIDHAAQVAHEWVNELQARLEWADPADVLRLMRVTLAALRDRLGPEESAQLAAQLPLMIRGLFWEGWNPSGKPVLDRSGADFIAQIERHVGEVAEYRGPEDITTVFRTLEAHVSEGEIADVRARLPQALRALWPQ, encoded by the coding sequence ATGTCTCGCAAGGGGACGGAGACGATCGACCATGCGGCGCAGGTGGCGCATGAATGGGTCAACGAGTTGCAGGCCCGGCTGGAATGGGCCGATCCGGCCGATGTGCTGCGGCTGATGCGGGTGACGCTCGCGGCGCTGCGCGACCGGCTGGGGCCCGAGGAGTCCGCGCAGCTTGCGGCCCAGCTGCCGCTGATGATCCGCGGCCTGTTCTGGGAGGGGTGGAACCCCTCCGGAAAGCCCGTGCTCGACCGCAGCGGCGCGGACTTCATCGCCCAGATCGAACGCCATGTCGGCGAGGTCGCCGAGTATCGCGGCCCCGAGGACATCACCACGGTGTTTCGCACGCTCGAGGCGCATGTCTCGGAAGGCGAGATCGCCGATGTCCGCGCGCGCCTGCCGCAGGCGCTGCGCGCGCTCTGGCCGCAATAG
- a CDS encoding universal stress protein, with protein MTIRTILVFLPDAASARAAMPPAEALARRHGAHLIGLHLMESLVVYPELAMHVPAPAFTDFSASQKKEAEAVEAVFRRITAVEDFVTEWRLIRTETATAADRLLESARAADLVIAAQPPKDARGARERCERLIRDSGRPVLVVPRDGWDKPIGQTALLGWSNTREATRAAHDAFALLKAGAAVHILSVATGSTEAPDYRDSLATASELAQAFDRHGHRAETVTRATRDNSVTEVLTREAFERGADLIVTGALGHSAFYDFVVGAVTRELLETATLPVLFSK; from the coding sequence ATGACCATAAGAACGATCCTCGTCTTTCTGCCCGACGCCGCCAGCGCCAGGGCCGCGATGCCGCCGGCCGAGGCGCTGGCGCGGCGCCACGGGGCGCATCTGATCGGCCTGCACCTGATGGAGTCGCTGGTCGTCTACCCCGAACTCGCGATGCACGTTCCCGCCCCCGCCTTCACCGATTTCAGCGCCTCGCAGAAGAAGGAGGCCGAGGCGGTCGAGGCGGTGTTCCGGCGGATCACGGCGGTGGAGGATTTCGTCACCGAATGGCGCCTGATCCGGACCGAGACGGCGACGGCGGCCGACCGGCTGCTGGAAAGCGCGCGCGCGGCCGACCTGGTGATCGCGGCCCAGCCGCCGAAGGATGCGAGGGGCGCGCGCGAACGCTGCGAGCGGCTGATCCGCGACAGCGGGCGCCCGGTGCTGGTGGTGCCGCGCGACGGCTGGGACAAGCCCATCGGCCAGACGGCGCTGCTGGGCTGGAGCAATACCCGCGAGGCGACGCGCGCCGCCCATGACGCATTCGCCCTGCTGAAGGCGGGGGCCGCGGTGCATATCCTTTCGGTCGCCACCGGATCGACGGAAGCGCCGGACTATCGCGACAGCCTGGCCACCGCCTCGGAACTGGCGCAGGCCTTCGACCGGCACGGGCACCGGGCCGAGACGGTGACGCGCGCGACCCGCGACAACAGCGTGACGGAGGTGCTGACGCGCGAGGCGTTCGAGCGCGGCGCCGACCTGATCGTGACCGGGGCCCTGGGGCACTCGGCCTTCTACGATTTCGTGGTCGGCGCCGTGACCCGCGAGTTGCTGGAGACCGCGACGCTGCCGGTCCTGTTCTCGAAATAG